Within Cyanobium sp. AMD-g, the genomic segment ATTCCGGTCAGCAAGCTGGTGCAGTCGGAGATGGAGAAGCTGCTGCATCTCGAGGACGAGCTGCACACCCGGGTGATCGGCCAGGACCAGGCCGTGACGGCGGTGGCCGATGCCATCCAGCGCTCCCGGGCCGGCCTGTCGGACCCCAACCGCCCGATCGCCAGCTTCCTGTTCCTCGGCCCCACCGGCGTGGGCAAGACCGAGCTCTCCAAGGCCCTGGCCTCGCAGCTGTTCGACAGCGAGGAGGCGATGGTGCGCATCGACATGAGCGAGTACATGGAGAAGCACGCCGTGTCCCGGCTGATCGGAGCGCCTCCTGGGTATGTGGGCTACGAGGAGGGCGGCCAGCTCACCGAAGCGGTGCGGCGCCGGCCGTATGCGGTGATCCTGTTCGACGAAGTGGAGAAGGCCCACCCCGATGTGTTCAACGTGATGCTGCAGATCCTCGATGACGGCCGCGTCACCGATGGCCAGGGCCGCACGGTGGATTTCACCAACACGGTGCTGATTCTGACCAGCAACATCGGCAGCGCCTCGATCCTCGATCTGGCCGGCGATCCGGCCCGCTACGGCGAGATGGAGAAGCGGGTGAATGAGGCGCTGCGGGGCCACTTCCGCCCCGAATTCCTCAACCGCCTCGATGAATCGATCATCTTCCGCAGCCTGCGGGAGGATGAACTGCGCCAGATCGTGGCCCTGCAGGTGCAGCGGCTGACGCGGCGCCTCGAGGAGCGCAAGCTGGCCCTGAAGGTGAACAGCGACGCCCTCGACTGGCTGGCCGCCGTCGGTTACGACCCGGTGTACGGCGCCCGGCCGCTGAAGCGGGCGATCCAGCGGGAACTGGAGACGCCGATCGCCAAGGCGATCCTGGCGGGCACCTTCCCGGCCGGCAGCACGATCGCGGTGGATGTGGAGGTGGAGCGGCTGCGCTTCCGCCAGGCCGAACCGGCCGAGATCCAGGCGGTGGCGCCGGCGCTGGTGTGATCCCTGCGCCGGCGTGGGACGGATCAGCCCGTTACCAGAACGTGCGGCAGGGGAAGGCCAGCAGGGCGGGATCGGCCGTGAGCAGCACCAGCTGCTCGATCTCGGCCTGGGCTGCCAGCATCCGGTCAAATGGATCTCTGTGCGGTTGAAGGAAGGCCCCGGCTCGCAGCGCATGGGCGTCTGCCACCTCCGGCAACTTGCCACTGTGGTGTTTGATGCTCAGCTCCCAGACCGTGGTGGAGCTCACCCAGAGGCGGGACGCCGGATCTTGCAGAAGCGCCAGCACGTGGCTGTCGAGCAGGTAGGCGTCATCGGTGCTGCTGCTCTGGCTCATCGCTGGGGTCAGGGCCGCAGCGCCCCGCCATCCCAAAGGGCCAGGTCGTCGTCATCGAGGGGCCGCAACAGCCCCTCGGGATCGGCCAGCGGAGTGCCGCTGCGCAGCCGACCGGGGAGGCGCGGCGGCGGCGTGGGCTCCAAGGGCATCAACCGCGCCCAGGGCTTGCCGGCCTTGGCCACCACGATCGTTTCACCGTCATGGGCGGCATCGATCAAGCGCGACAGCTGAGTCTTGGCTTCATGGACGTTGACCAGCCGTGGCGGAGATGGTGCGTCCATGGAGCGAAACTTAGTCCATGACTAAGGAAGATTCTGGTTCCGTTTGGATCACCGCGCCGGCGCTGGCGTGACGGGCCGGCGAGCCTGTGTCGGTAGCTACCAGGCTCCCGGTCGGTTTCGAGGGATTCTGGGGCGTGGCTTGCAGGTCTGATGGCTGATTCGGGATCTGCCGGGGGTGGGGTCGACGCCCGAGACATCAAAGCCAACCCCACCGCAAACGCCAACGCCACCCCCCCTCGCCGCCGGGAGCGGGCCAAGCGGCGCGATCTGCGTTGTCCGGTGCACGCGGACACCAGCATGGTGGGCACGGGGCGGAAGTATTTCCTGCACCTGCTCACCACCGAGGAACTGAAGCAGCGGGGCCTGAGCCACAAGCGGGCCCAGCTGGTGATCCAGGCCTATCCTGTGCTGGTGCTCAGCAACGAGTGGCTGGAGCAGCTGTGGTGCCCGGAGTGCGGGCAGAGCCACTGGTGCCACATCACTCGCCACGAGCGCCATGAGCACACGGTGCGCTGGGCCTCGCGGGAGCTGTGGCAGCAGGTGGCCCACGTCGATCCGATGGTGGCCAACCCGAGCGTGAGTGAATTCAGCCGCCGGGTGGCGGGGCGGGCCGATGGCAACCGCCGTTACTGGGACAACTGATCCAGCAGGCTGAGCTGGCCGGGCAGGGGCATGGTGCCGGGGTGCACCTGCATGAGGTAATCGAGGGCCTGGAGGCGGCTGAGGCGGCGGCGACGCTTCAGCCAGGCCAGGCAGAGCAGGGGCGAGCGCTCCATCGCGGCGATGCAGTGCACGAACAGGGGGCCGCGCTGCTGCCGCATCTGGATCGCCAGCGCCAGGGCGGCCTCCAGCTCCTCAAGGGAGGGGTCACGGCCGCTGCGGTGATCGGGCAGGGGGTGGCGGTGCCAGAGGAAGCGCTGCTCGAGGCCCGCCAGCAGGGGCCATTCCTCGCTGCTGCAGAGGCTCAGCACGGCGCCGATGCCCTGGGCTTCGAGCTGGCTGAGGTGCTCGGGGCGGCGGGGGGCGGGCCCCAGGGCCAGTTCGCCATGGAGCACCCAGTCGATGCGGAAGCGGGTGGGCCCCTTGGGGTCAGGTGGCATCGACGCGGCCGAGGGGCTCAGTTGTTGTTGTTGTTGTTGTCGGCGAGCCGCAGCAGGGTGAGGACGCTGGCGATGCCGGTGAGCGGGCGGCCTACGGCATCGACGGCATCGGTGAGCCGAGCATAGTTGCTGCGAAAGACCACCACCACATCGCCATCGCGCAGGGGCGGGTTGAGCAGGGGGGAGGCGGGGGCACCGAGGTTGAGGGGCACGGCCATGCGGGTGAGGGTGCCGTTGCGGTTGATGCGGATCAGGTCAACCCGGTCGGTCTTGGCGCGCTGCACGACGCTGCCACCGGCCGCCAGCACCGCCTGCACCAGCGGGGTGTTGGGCTTCACCGTCACGGGACCGGGCCGCACCACCTCACCGATCACGTTCACGGTGATTTCCGGTGGGGCGATGACCGTGGAGGAGAGTTCGCCCAGCTCGATCACCGGCTCGGTGGCGCGGGGAATCATGACGATGTCGCCATCGAAGAGGATCGGGTTCTGCACCTGGTCGCCCTCCTGAATGAGGGTGAGCAGGTCAACCTTGGCGCGGCGGTAGCGCACCTGGTCGCCGGGGAGGCGGCGGCGCAGCACCACCTCACGGAGGTTGGCTTCACCAGTGACACCACCGGCCTTCTGGATGGCACTGACGAGGGTGGGCAGGCCGGTGATCGAGACCTCGGCCAGGCCCTTGGAGACTTCCTGGGTGCTGAGGGTGTAGACGCCAGCGCGTTCCACCTCACCCACCAGGGACACCTGGATGGGACGGGGGCGCACCAGCTGCAGGTCGAGGTCGGAACGGAGCAATTGCTTGCGGTAGAGCGCCTGCAACCAGAAGGAGGCCTGGGCCAGGGTGAGGCCGCTGAGGCGGACGATGCCGATGTAGGGAACGGTGGCGGTGCCGTCGCTGATGATCTGGATCGGACCGGAGCGATCCAGGCGGGTGCTGAGGTTGAGGAAGCGCAGCTCGAGGCCATCGCCGGGCCCGAGGATGTAGGCATCTTCCTGGGGCACGGCCGGAAGATCCTGACCTGGCTTCAGCTCAGACTGGGATCTGGCGGACGACGTTGGGCTGCCTGACTGGGCCAGAGCAGCCGAAGAGAGCAAGGTATGGGTAACGAGTACGGCCGCCAGACAGACACTCCGAAGGCGATCGGGTCGGAGCATGCGAAGGACTGGAAGACCAGGAACCAGAAGGGATTAGGCCAACGTTACCGGCGGCGGCAAGCGATCACCTGGGGGCTGGAGCGAAGCGAACCGTGGGCGTCAACACTGAGGTGCTGACCGAGGTGGCGCCGCTGTTGCGGCCGGCGTTGCCACGGGAGGGGTTGGGACCATTGCCGTTGTTGCCGCCCTGGAAGGGGCCCCGGCCGTTGCCCCGGCCGTTGCCGGCGTTCTGGGCCTCGGCGGGCAGGGGAGCCAGGACTTCAAGGGCCGTTGCCACCACAGCAGAGCCAAGGACCAGTGACAGCCCCGCTGCCAGTGGAAACGCCGTGATCGAGGGCAATTTCACAACGATTATCAGATTAGTTGTGCGTATTTTAGCCTACCCGCAACGTGGTGAACAGACGCTGCCCCGCGACGCTGACGGGACGCCGCAGTTTGTAGCCAGCGCCACCAATGATCCAACCGGACCGGCTGACCAAGGCCGCGGTTCAGAACAGTCCACGGCGGAAGTTGTCCCCCCAGCTCACGGTGAACACCCCCACCGTGCCGAAGGGGCTCTGGTTGAAGACATCGGCAGCCAGCAGGTTGATGGCGATGGGCACCTCGCGGAAGGGGGTGTAGGAAAGGTTGAGGTTGGCGCCGCGGCCACTGACACCGGCGGAGAGGCCGACATTGGGTGTGACCTCGACGCCGATCGCGCCGAAGAGCGACACGTCGCTGCCCTCGAAGTTCTCATCGAGGGCAGCGAAGTCACGGCCGCCCACGCCGAGGCTGATCTGCAGCACCTGGTTGAAGCGGAAGTTGGGCTTGCGCAACGGCAGGGCCACGGAGACCACACCGAAGCCGGTGGCGGCGGGGATGGTCTCACTGCTGGGGGCCTGCCGGTAGGCGTAGACGTCGAAGATGCCCCCGGCCACGCTCACCTGCAGGCGCGGCTGGTCGATGAGGGTGCGGGCCATCGCCACATCGAAGGAGCCGTTGGAGTTGAAGTTCTTGAAACTGGCGACGTTCCAGCGCAGCTCCACGGCGAGATTCCGCCGCTCGTTGCCGAATCCAAGGCCGGCACTGAACGCTGCGTCGAAGTCACCGTCGCTGAGATCGCGGCCCCCGCCAACACCAGCACTGGCCTGGACGTAGAAATCGCCCCAGTTGGCCACATAGGCCGAGGGCACGCCGCCGCCGAGGTTGGGGGGGGCGTAGGGCTCCAGCAGCAGGGCGGCGAGATCGTCGGGCGAGAGGGCGGGCTGGGCGGCCACGGGCTCAGGGTTGTCAACAGGGGGATCGGCCACCGTCAAGGGCGCGGGTTCGAGGTCGGCAACCCAGACCAAGCCTGGGGAGGCGGGCTCGGGGCCCGGGGTGGCGCCGCTGCCGGAGAGGGCGCTCTCGGAGACAAATGGATTGCGCGCCGGGGCCAGGGCGGGCTCCTCCTGCCAGACGAGCTGGGCGCTGGCGGCCAGCGGGGTGCAGCAGAGCAGCAACGCTGTGGCCAGGGGACAACCGCACAAGGACTGGCGAAGCATCGATCTTCGGCGCGGATACCCGGTAATTTCACGCACGATGCCAGAGGCCTTCAGGGGGTAGGGATCAGATCAGACAGTTCGCTTCGCCGGCAGGGCTGAGCAGCGGCCGGATGGAGACAACGAAACCGCTGATGTTCCCTTGTCAGCGCCCCTAGAGTGACGGCCACGCCCATGCCTCCGGCTCGGAATGCCCGCGCAGAAAGTCAATTCGCAGCATTCAGGATCAGCAGCGCAGGCAGGCCAGACACTGGTGGCGACGCCGGCAGGATTTGTGGTGGCGGAGTATCAAGGCGGCGAGGAAAAAGAGGGCAGCAACTTCGATGTGGGGGATCTGCTGCGAGTGTTCCGGCGGCGGCAGAAGCCGTTTCTGATCACCCTGGCGCTTATCACGGCGGTGATGGCGGCGCGCACCCTGCAGGAGCGCTATCTGCATCCGGTGTACGCAGGCAATTTCACACTGCTGATTTCCGATCCGGTCAACGAACCGAACGAAACCTCTGGTAGTGGGGATGCTGGGGCCCTCGCCTCACTGGCACGCAACAGCTCATCGGTGGATCTGCCCACCCTGATGCAGGTGCTGCAGAGCCCGTCAGTGCTTGATCCGGTGTTCGAGGCGCTGAAGAAGGAGGGGGTGGCTGCGAACGCCCTGCCCAGCATCAGCGTGGGGATGACGAAAGAGGTGAGCCAGGAGGCGGGGCCCTCCTTTGGGGTGGTGGCGGTCCAGGCCAGGGGCCCGGATCCCCAAGCGCTGAAGCGGGGCCTGGAGCTCACGGAGAAGGCCTATCTGGCCTGGGCCACCAGCCAGCGCCAGGAACGGCTGAGCGATGGGGTGCGCTTTCTGGAGCAGCAGGAACCGCGGCTGCGCAGCAACAGTGAACGGCTGCAGCTGAACCTGCAGCGCTTCCGGGAAGCCAACACGCTGATCCAACCCAGCGAGGAGGCCGTGGCCCTGCGGACCCAGCTTGAGCAGCTGCAGCAACGGCGGCTGGCGCAGCAGGGGGAGCGGCGCAGGCTGAATGAGCTCCGGGCCGACGTAGCCAACGGCCGACTGGCGGCCAGGGGGTTCCGCATCAATGAAGAGGGGGGCAGCCAGGGTGGGACTGGAGCTGGTGCCTCGGCCTCCGGGGGCGGTTCGGTGTCGGCCAACCTGCCGGGCCAGTCGCAGCTGGATGAACTGCAGCGACTGGAGCAGGAGATCGCCGAGGCGGAGGCCAACTTCCAACCCGGCTCGCCGGTGCTGGTGTCGTTGAAGGCGTCGCGGGCGTTGCTGCTGCCGCGGATCCAGGAGAAACAGATGCAGGCCGTGGATGCGGCCCTGCGCCAGAACGGCAATGCGATCAACACCACCCAGGTCCAGATCGGCCGTCTGGAGCGGCAGTTCCAGAGCCAACCGGAAGTGCTGCGGCAGTTCGAGAGCCTCCAGAAACGCCTGCAGATCGCCGATGGCAATCTGGAGAGCTATCTGCGGGCCCGGGAGCAATTTCAGCTGGAGATCGCCCAGCGCAGCTCCCCCTGGAAGGTGATCTCCGCCTCCCAGGTGAGTGGTGTGCCGGTGGAACCCTCCCTGGGCAGGGGACTTCTCAATGGCCTGATGTTGGGCCTGCTCGGTGGCGTCGCCGTTGCCTTCCTGCGCGAGAGGCTCGACCACGTGTTCCACAGCCCCATGGAGGTGCGGGAAGAACTGAACATGCCGCTTCTCGGCCACATGCCCTACGTGGCGTTCTTCGATGGGGTGCGGCGCGAGAAGCGCTTCCTGATCAGCGAGCTCGACCAGCAGAACTCCGGGGATGCGGGCTACCAGCGCTTCTTCTACCAGGAATCGCTGCGCAACCTGTACACGAGCCTGCGCTTTCTGAGCACCGACAAGCCGCTGCGCTCGGTGGCGATCACCAGCACGATGCCCGCGGAGGGCAAGAGCCTGCTGAACGTGCTGCTGGCCAAAACCCTCTGCGAACTGGGCCAGCGGGTGCTGCTGGTGGATGGCGACCTGCGCAAACCGCAGATCCACCACCGCCTGGGGCTCGACAACCTGCGCGGGCTGAGCAACCTGCTCACCGAGGAGGCCGCCGACTGGCGGGAGGTGGTGCAGGCGGTGCCCAACTACCCCGGCTGGAGCGTGCTCACGGCGGGCCTGCTGCCGCCCGATCCGCCGCGGCTGCTGGGCTCGGAGCGCATGGACCAGATCGTGCGGACTCTTGCCGACAGCGGCGAGTTCGATCTGATCCTTTACGACACGCCACCGGCCCTGGGCCTGGCCGATGCGGCGCTGATCGCCCAGCATCTCGATGGCATCATCCTGCTGGTGAGCCTGAACAGGGTGGATCGGGGGCTGCCGGCCCAGGCGCTGGAGCGGATCCGGGAAGCGGGGGCGCCGCTGCTGGGGGTGGTGACCAACGCCCGCCGCAAGAGCAACGAGAAGGAGCCTGGGTACGGCTACGGCTACGGCAGCTACGGCATGGGCACGGCCTACGGGTACTACAGCGGTGCGTCCGAAAGCCCGATCGCGTCGTCCAGCCGCTCACCGCTGCCGCGCGCCAAGCGGGGGCTGAAGAAACTGGGACGCTGGCTGGATCGCTAATCCATACGCGTTAGTAGGCATTGGGAGAGCGGATCTGCAGCAGGGTCTTGAGCAGGATCTTGATGTCGCTGGCGAGCGACCAGTCGCGCTGATAGTCGAGATCGGCCGCGACGCGACGGGCCATGGCCTCAAGGCTGGCGGTTTCGCCGCGGAAGCCATTCACCTGGGCCAGGCCGGTGATGCCTGGCTTGAAGAGGTGGCGCTGCATGTAGCCGGGAATCAGCTGGCGGTATTGCTCGTTGTGATCCACCGCATGGGGGCGGGGGCCCACCAGGCTCATGTGGCCCTGCAGCACGTTGAAGAACTGGGGCAGTTCATCGAGGCTCCAGCGACGCAGCACGGCCCCCACCGGGGTGATGCGCGGATCGTCGCGGGTGGCCTGGCGCAGCCCCTTCTGGTCGCCGGGCTCCAGCACCCGCATGGTGCGGAACTTGTAGATGCGGAAGCGGCTGCCGTCGAGGCCGTAGCGATCCTGGAGGAACAGGGCCGGCCCGGGGCTGGTGAGGCGAATGGCCAGGGCAATCAGCAGCAGCAGGGGGCTGAGCACCACCACGGCGGTGCCGGCGACGGCCACATCAAACGTGCGCTTGAGCTGGCGATCGAGGATCGAATCGAGCGGCTGCCAGAGATCGATGCAGGGCTGGCCGCCCACATGCTGGGCCTTGAAGTTCATGCCGGGGGCCACCCAGGTGGGGGCGTACACCACCGGAATGCAGGTGTCGCCGAAGAAGCGAATCAGGTCCTGCATCGAGAGGTCGCTGCGGGACAGGTAGCTGAAGACGATCTGGTCAACGTTATGGCTGTTCAGGTAACTACGCAGATCGGGCAGATGGCCGCCGCAGGGCGGCATGCCGGTGGGGAGGGGCTGGTCGGGGCCGGGCGGCTGGGGGCTGAACCAGGCGGCCATGCGCAGGCCCAGGTAGGGATTGGCCTGGAGCCGCTTGTGGAACTCAATGGCGGCCTCCGGCAGGCCCCAGTACAGAATGGAGCGGGCATTGCCCCCGTGGGCGCGATGCCAGCGCAGCAGTTTGCGGCCGCCCACATGCAGCAGGAACAGCACGCCCCAGCTGAGGAGGGCCCAGACGGTGACATCCAGGCGTGAATAAAACGTCGAGAGCTTGGTGAGGAAGGCCAGGGTGAGCAGTGCCCCGAGCACCAACAGCCAGCTGGTGGAGAGGCGGCGCATCAGCGCCACCAGGGTGACCTGCCGGTAACTCTGGTAGAGCTTGCCGTGGGGAAGGATCAGGGCGGTGCAGAGCCCCACCACGATCGTGCGCGCGAATCCCCGCTCGCCGTCGACCGATTCGGGGAGATGGCGGCACACCAGCAGCCAGAACAACCCCATCACCAGCAGGGGATCGGCCCAGCGCATTAACCGATGCAGGTCGCGGGCGTGGTCGCGAAGAAAACCACCCCAGGGGAATCGAATCGGTGGAGGTATCGTGACCATGGACGGGATGGGGCCCAAAAGGAGCGAAACCAGGGCAAGCTTGGCCCAGCTTTCGGGGAAGGGGAAGGGCCTTGAAGATGTTGCTCTACGGGCTGAACTATGCCCCGGAAACTGTAGGAATCGGCAAGTTCAGTGGGGATATGGCCACCTGGCTGGCGGCGCGGGGCCACCAGGTGCGGGTGATCACGGCGCCGCCCTACTTCCCGCAGTGGCGGGCCCAGGGCAACCGCTACCGGCGCGCCCACAGCGAGGGCGTGCGGGTGTGGCGCTGCCCGTTGTGGGTGCCGATCCAGCCCACGGGGCCGACCCGGTTGCTGCACCTGGCCAGCTTCGCGGTGAGCAGCCTGCCGGTGCTGCTGGCCCATCGGCGCTGGCGGCCGGATGTGGTCCTGACGGTGGCGCCGGCGTTCTTCTGCGCGCCGGGGGCGCTGCTGCTGGGGTGGCTGTGCGGCGGGCGCACCCGCACCTGGCTGCACATCCAGGATTTCGAGCTGGATGCGGCCTTCGAGCTGGGGATGCTGAAGGGGACGCTGCTGCGCCGCCTGGCGGAGGCCTGGGAGCGCGGCACCCTGGCGGGCTTTGATCGGGTCAGCACGATCAGCGGGGCGATGCGGCGTCGGGTGGTGGCGAAGGGGGTGGCCGACCACCGGGCCGTGCTGCTGCCGAACTGGGTGGACCTCGAGGCCATCCAACCCCAGGGCGAGGAGCGGCGCGCCGCCAACCCCTACCGCCGGGAGCTGGGGATCGGCGCCGAAGCGATGGTGCTGCTGTATTCGGGCTCGATGAACCGCAAGCAGGGGCTCGACATCCTGGTGGAGGTGATCCAGCAGCTGGCCGATCTGCCCCATATGGTCTGGCTGCTGGCCGGCGAGGGGCCCAACAAGGCGGAACTGGCGGCGGCGATGGCGGGCCTGCCCCAGGTGCGCTTTCTGGGGTTGCAGCCGCTGGAGCGGCTGAACGACTGGCTCAACCTGGCGGATGTGCACCTGCTGCCGCAGCGGGCGGCGGCGGCCGATCTGGTGCTGCCCTCGAAGCTGCTGGGGATCCTGGCCAGTGGCCGGCCGGTGGTGGCCAGCTCGGGGGCGGGCACGGAGCTGGGGCAGATGGCCGAGCAGGCCGGGCTGCGGGTGGAGCCCGGCGATGGGGCCGGCTTCGCGGCGGCGATCCGCCGACTGGTGGGGGATCAGCCGCTGCGGCAGCAACGGGGCCGGGCCGCGCGGCAGCTGGTGGAGCAGCGCTTCGGGCAGGAGGCGGTGCTACAGCAGCTGGAGCGGGAACTGCATCGGTGAGGTGGCTGAAACGGCTGATCACCCGTCTGCGCCTCTACTGGCTGGCAGCGCGGCTTTATGAAACCTGGCAACTGGTGGCCAAGCCCCACAACCACGGCGCCCTGGTGGCGATCTGGCACCAGGGGCGGCTGCTGCTGGTGCAGGCCAGCTACCGCCACGGCCTGGGGCTGCCGGGAGGGGGGCTGGAGCGAGGCGAAACGGCGCAGCAGGCGGCGGTGCGGGAGCTGGGCGAAGAGCTGGGGCTAAGGGTGACGCCAGACGCGCTGTTGGATCCCTGGCAGATCACCGAAATCTCGGCGCGGGGCAAGAACAGCGTGACGATCTTCACGCTGCGGGCGGCGCGGGAGCCGGCGATCCGCCTCGACGGCCTGGAGCTCGTGGCCAGCCAGTGGCTGACGCGGGAGGAGGCGCTGACGCGACCCCTCGTCAGCCATGTGCGGGAGTATCTGATTCAGACCGGCTGAGCACATCCCGTGCCACCTCACGCTCCCAGCGGCAGGTAGAGGCTGTTTGGGGTGTCGACGTAGGGCCGAAATCCGTAGCGCAGGTAGAAAATCTTGGCGTTGTCGCCCAGGGCGTCGACGATCAGGGCGTAGCCACCGACCGAACGGCGGGCTTGCAAGCAACGCTCGACGGCAAGGCCGACGAGAAGAGCACCGATGCCTTCTCCATGCCAACGCAGGTCACGAGCGAGGCGACCCATCCGAAAGCAAGGGATGGGATAGGGAGGGAGGGGACGGGCATCAGCGGGCTGGAGGTTGGAGAGGCCGACCTGTGCTGGAGCCAGGGAGTAGTAACCGGCGATCGTGCTGGGTTGGGCGGCCGGCACCAGCACCCAGGTCTGGCTGATGCCTCGGCGCATGTTCTGGTGGGCGTTTCGCTGCAAAAAGGTATCCAACATCGGTTCACCGCAGGCAAAGGCTGAGCGGTTGTGACGTTTGGGATCGAGCAGCTGCTCGTCAAACACGCTGGACGCGCGCTCCGACCTGGGTCAAGGCATGGGACATGGCCTCGTTGGGGCGGAACGGCTCGGCGAGCGCCGCGTGGAACGCTTCGTAGTCGCGACTGGAGAGGGACAGAGCCCGATTGAGCTGGATCGCCTCAGCGGCGCGCTGTTTGGCGGCACAACGAACGAATGCAGCTACCGAGATGCCTTCAATGGCGGCTGCCTGCTGAAGGAGCTGCTTGTCGGTGCTGGAAAGCTTGAGATCGAGGCGATCGGTGGTGGTCATCACAGCCAGCACGACTCGCTCAATGGTACGGCAGAAAGCAGTACCTCATGGGGCCAGAGGCCGTTCACATCCGGCCCTGCAGGCCATAGAGAACGGTGGCGGCGCTTTCCCGCAGGGCCAGGCGGTTGCTCTGGAGAGGCGGCAGGACGGGGACGGCGGGGATGGGGGTGACGGGAAGCTGCTGGCGCTGGAAGGCGCGGCTGGCGCGGGGCAGCTGCCAGGGGTCGGTGATCAGCAGGATCGCTGGCAGCTCGGCGGCGTTGTGGTGCGCACGGATCCAGGTGCTGGTGAGGCCGGCGTTCTCCCAGGTGGTGCGGGCGCAGCTGTCGCCGGCGATGCGCTGGGGCGGGACCCCCAGATCAAGTAGCCGCTGGGCGGTGGCCGGCCCATCTCCAGACACGTAGATCGCCTGGATGCGGCCCTGCTGCAGCAGGCGGGCGGCCAGCGCGGTGGAGGCCGCCGCGATCTCGGGGCTGCGGCCCACGAGCACGGCCAGGGCCGGGCCGGGGACTGGGGGCGGCGGCTGGGGCAGCTGGCTGCTGAGCCAGGCGGTGAGCGCTGCGGTGGTGAGGGGGCTGTAGACGAATGACACCAACGCCACGACCAGGCCACTGAGCAGGGCGGTGACGGGCCAGCGCAGGCCGGCGGCGGCGCAAAGCGCCAGGGCCAGCGCCGCGATCAGGGGCAACAACAGGACGGGGGTGGTGACCAGGTGGAGCAAGCTGTCCCGCAGGGAGAACCAGGCCATCGGCGCCGCTGGGCAACTGGTCCAGTCGACGCTGGGCGGGAGCATTGGGGGGAGGAGGCTGGGGAACTCAGCCTTGCAAACGCTGGGGCTGCTGCAGCTCCCGGTAGCGGCAGGCGATCTGGACGAAATAGGCGGATTTGAGCACGGCGAAGGCAAAGCCGACGGAGCCATCCCGCCAGCCGCCCATCAGAAAAAAGCTGCCGAAGAAGAACACCAGCCCTCCCCAGGGCGTGGTAACCAGGCGGTACTTGAGCCGCTGGTTGCGGCTCCAGGTGCGCACGGCCTCAGGGTCGCGCCGGGAGGCGCGCAGGCGGTGGGCTTCCCAGGCGGCGTATTCGTTGTGCTTGCGCATGTAGGAATCGATGCCGCGCAGGTCGCGGTGGTCGATCTGGTGGCGAATGAAGCCGATGGAACCGCTGACGATCGGATGTTCATGCACCTCCATGTCGCACTGAGACCAGGCGTCCTCCTCGATGCGTTCGTACTCCACCTCTCCCACACGGAAGAGCGCCAACTTGTGCAGGGGGTAGCCACCGCGCAGGCGGCGGCCCAGGAAGTAGTTGGTGTAGGTGAGCCGGTAGCCCTGGTGGGGGCTGTGGGGGAGAGCTTCCGCAATCTCCCGCTTCACCGCCGGCAAAAGGATTTCATCGGCATCGAGAAACAGCACCCAGGCGGTTGGCGGGCTGTGATGGCGCAGGAACCAGTTGCGCTTCTTGGGGAAACGGCCGTCCCAGTCGAAATGGACGACCTCCGCACCATGGCTGCGGGCCACGGCAACCGTGGCGTCAGTGCTGGCCGAATCGATCACCACCACCTGGCGGGCGAAGTCGGTGCCGATGGCCTGCAGGCATGTGGCGAGGTTGCTTTCCTCGTTTCGCACGGGGATGGCGACGGTGAGGTCCAGGGGGCGATCAGGCACGGGGGACGTCAGCAAGGAACCGAGCCGGATTGCCAGCCACAAGAGTGGCGGGCGGAACCTGTCGAGTCACCA encodes:
- a CDS encoding glycosyltransferase WbuB; its protein translation is MLLYGLNYAPETVGIGKFSGDMATWLAARGHQVRVITAPPYFPQWRAQGNRYRRAHSEGVRVWRCPLWVPIQPTGPTRLLHLASFAVSSLPVLLAHRRWRPDVVLTVAPAFFCAPGALLLGWLCGGRTRTWLHIQDFELDAAFELGMLKGTLLRRLAEAWERGTLAGFDRVSTISGAMRRRVVAKGVADHRAVLLPNWVDLEAIQPQGEERRAANPYRRELGIGAEAMVLLYSGSMNRKQGLDILVEVIQQLADLPHMVWLLAGEGPNKAELAAAMAGLPQVRFLGLQPLERLNDWLNLADVHLLPQRAAAADLVLPSKLLGILASGRPVVASSGAGTELGQMAEQAGLRVEPGDGAGFAAAIRRLVGDQPLRQQRGRAARQLVEQRFGQEAVLQQLERELHR
- a CDS encoding NUDIX hydrolase, with amino-acid sequence MRWLKRLITRLRLYWLAARLYETWQLVAKPHNHGALVAIWHQGRLLLVQASYRHGLGLPGGGLERGETAQQAAVRELGEELGLRVTPDALLDPWQITEISARGKNSVTIFTLRAAREPAIRLDGLELVASQWLTREEALTRPLVSHVREYLIQTG
- a CDS encoding GNAT family N-acetyltransferase, whose protein sequence is MFDEQLLDPKRHNRSAFACGEPMLDTFLQRNAHQNMRRGISQTWVLVPAAQPSTIAGYYSLAPAQVGLSNLQPADARPLPPYPIPCFRMGRLARDLRWHGEGIGALLVGLAVERCLQARRSVGGYALIVDALGDNAKIFYLRYGFRPYVDTPNSLYLPLGA
- a CDS encoding DUF1778 domain-containing protein, whose protein sequence is MTTTDRLDLKLSSTDKQLLQQAAAIEGISVAAFVRCAAKQRAAEAIQLNRALSLSSRDYEAFHAALAEPFRPNEAMSHALTQVGARVQRV
- a CDS encoding YdcF family protein, translated to MAWFSLRDSLLHLVTTPVLLLPLIAALALALCAAAGLRWPVTALLSGLVVALVSFVYSPLTTAALTAWLSSQLPQPPPPVPGPALAVLVGRSPEIAAASTALAARLLQQGRIQAIYVSGDGPATAQRLLDLGVPPQRIAGDSCARTTWENAGLTSTWIRAHHNAAELPAILLITDPWQLPRASRAFQRQQLPVTPIPAVPVLPPLQSNRLALRESAATVLYGLQGRM
- a CDS encoding glycosyltransferase family 2 protein, with the protein product MPDRPLDLTVAIPVRNEESNLATCLQAIGTDFARQVVVIDSASTDATVAVARSHGAEVVHFDWDGRFPKKRNWFLRHHSPPTAWVLFLDADEILLPAVKREIAEALPHSPHQGYRLTYTNYFLGRRLRGGYPLHKLALFRVGEVEYERIEEDAWSQCDMEVHEHPIVSGSIGFIRHQIDHRDLRGIDSYMRKHNEYAAWEAHRLRASRRDPEAVRTWSRNQRLKYRLVTTPWGGLVFFFGSFFLMGGWRDGSVGFAFAVLKSAYFVQIACRYRELQQPQRLQG